A single genomic interval of Exiguobacterium sp. BMC-KP harbors:
- a CDS encoding RidA family protein, with amino-acid sequence MSTFKQIDTTNAPAAIGPYSQGFIANGTLYASGQIPIDPATGELVPGGITEQTEQVMRNVDAILKEAGLTPDRVVKTTCYLTSMEHFASFNTIYSDYFAPHDHFPARSCIAVKELPKGALVEVEILGLL; translated from the coding sequence ATGTCTACATTCAAACAGATCGACACAACGAACGCCCCTGCTGCGATTGGTCCTTACTCGCAAGGCTTTATCGCAAACGGAACACTCTATGCTTCCGGGCAAATCCCGATCGACCCGGCAACAGGCGAACTTGTTCCAGGCGGAATCACGGAGCAGACGGAACAAGTCATGCGAAACGTCGATGCCATCCTGAAAGAGGCAGGACTGACACCCGACCGCGTCGTCAAGACGACATGCTACTTAACGAGCATGGAACACTTCGCTTCTTTTAATACGATCTACTCCGATTACTTCGCACCGCACGATCACTTCCCAGCTCGGTCTTGTATCGCTGTGAAGGAACTACCAAAAGGTGCCTTGGTCGAAGTCGAGATTTTAGGACTCCTCTAA
- a CDS encoding GGDEF domain-containing protein — protein sequence MLTLLNSLLLNFSLLIATLLFAFLPLRRIERISPNSSLQVRLAIGCIAGVIGALLIFNSISYDVAKIDLRLVALVTAYFYGGLVSGSITMLFIIGARFAVTPAGEYQGLILTTLICVALLVTATIYRRFAAQRMKDYLVLLGTGIAYSLPALYLLTNTFERFLEIALVYIIVIMIGGYVTYRFLQELRKHFLFVHTQQELALTDGLTQLGNRRKLDETLAEYAQNGTVFSVLILDLDHFKSINDTYGHEGGDVVLRQLSHLLQSYCPEQGVVGRYGGEEFVLLLPDVPLRQAERLGERIRSACADQHFVYKEHPVFHVTLSLGAASSDQASTVFETVQKADLALYEAKQTGRNRVVCYRDPLL from the coding sequence GTGCTTACGTTGCTTAATTCATTGTTGTTGAACTTCTCACTGTTGATTGCGACATTGCTGTTTGCGTTTTTACCGCTAAGACGGATCGAGCGCATCTCGCCTAACTCTTCCTTACAAGTCCGACTCGCGATCGGTTGTATCGCCGGTGTGATTGGTGCCCTGTTGATCTTTAACAGTATTTCCTATGACGTTGCAAAGATTGATTTGCGTCTCGTTGCGCTCGTCACGGCGTACTTTTACGGCGGATTAGTCAGCGGTAGCATCACGATGCTGTTCATCATCGGCGCCCGATTTGCGGTGACACCAGCTGGCGAATACCAAGGACTGATTCTGACAACCTTGATCTGTGTCGCGTTACTCGTGACAGCGACGATTTATCGACGGTTCGCTGCTCAACGGATGAAGGATTATCTCGTGTTGCTTGGAACAGGGATCGCATACAGCTTACCGGCGCTCTATTTATTAACGAACACGTTCGAGCGGTTTTTAGAGATTGCGCTCGTCTATATCATCGTCATCATGATTGGTGGCTACGTCACCTATCGTTTCTTACAGGAATTAAGGAAGCACTTTTTGTTCGTCCACACACAACAGGAACTGGCTTTAACGGATGGGCTGACGCAACTGGGAAACCGCCGGAAGCTAGATGAAACGTTAGCCGAGTACGCTCAGAACGGAACAGTCTTCTCCGTCCTCATTCTCGATCTCGATCATTTTAAATCAATCAATGATACATACGGACACGAAGGGGGTGACGTCGTTTTACGACAACTCAGCCATCTCTTGCAATCGTATTGTCCAGAACAGGGCGTCGTCGGTCGGTACGGTGGTGAAGAGTTTGTCTTACTGTTGCCGGACGTACCACTTCGACAAGCGGAACGACTGGGGGAACGGATTCGATCTGCCTGCGCCGATCAACACTTCGTTTATAAGGAGCACCCCGTTTTTCATGTCACGTTATCGCTAGGTGCCGCTTCATCCGATCAAGCATCGACTGTATTTGAGACCGTCCAGAAAGCCGACTTAGCATTGTATGAAGCCAAACAAACCGGTCGGAATCGCGTCGTCTGTTACCGAGATCCTTTACTGTAA
- a CDS encoding nucleoside triphosphate pyrophosphohydrolase, producing MPLYHKLVRDTIPNIIDQNGKKATFRTLDENEFLVEAKKKLHEELAEYEEATTDTDAVEELADLLELIQALAKIHGVTVEELEAVRAKKQQQRGGFEERLYLIEVED from the coding sequence ATGCCACTTTATCATAAATTAGTTCGAGACACGATTCCAAACATCATCGACCAAAACGGGAAAAAAGCGACGTTCCGCACGTTGGACGAAAATGAATTCCTAGTGGAAGCGAAAAAGAAATTACATGAAGAACTGGCTGAATACGAGGAAGCGACGACGGACACAGACGCTGTCGAGGAGTTAGCTGATTTACTGGAGCTCATCCAAGCGTTAGCGAAGATACATGGCGTGACAGTCGAGGAACTGGAAGCCGTCCGAGCGAAGAAACAGCAACAACGCGGTGGATTTGAAGAACGCCTCTACCTGATCGAGGTCGAGGATTGA
- a CDS encoding ABC transporter ATP-binding protein: MHVSIQQAGYDVGQPVLQEIAFALQPGSITGLIGTNGAGKSTTIQAMFGTLPWVEGEIDLPVSLAYIPELPTYYEYLTLAEHLELVASLHETDHAYTERLLKTFELHAVTSDYVSSFSKGMKQKVMLVCALMQRADCLIIDEPFVGLDAVATIRLLHLLEAERTRGVAILLVTHVLDSAERLCDDFVWIDQGRIKHQGTLAQIGEASGQPGARLFDIMEAMVLEHD; encoded by the coding sequence ATGCATGTATCCATTCAACAAGCCGGTTATGACGTAGGTCAGCCCGTCTTACAAGAGATTGCGTTTGCTTTACAGCCTGGATCCATCACCGGTTTGATTGGTACAAACGGTGCAGGAAAAAGTACGACGATTCAAGCGATGTTCGGTACGCTGCCTTGGGTCGAAGGAGAGATCGATTTACCGGTCTCACTCGCCTATATTCCGGAGCTGCCGACCTATTACGAATATTTGACACTCGCCGAGCACCTTGAGTTGGTCGCCTCGCTCCACGAGACGGATCATGCCTATACGGAACGACTCTTAAAGACGTTCGAACTGCATGCTGTCACAAGTGACTATGTCTCTTCTTTCTCTAAAGGAATGAAACAGAAAGTAATGCTCGTCTGTGCCTTGATGCAACGCGCAGACTGCCTGATCATCGATGAACCGTTCGTCGGTCTTGACGCGGTCGCGACGATTCGATTATTACATTTACTCGAAGCAGAACGGACGCGTGGCGTGGCGATTCTGCTCGTCACCCACGTCCTTGATTCCGCGGAACGTCTTTGTGACGACTTCGTCTGGATTGATCAGGGGCGCATCAAACATCAAGGAACACTCGCTCAAATCGGTGAAGCCTCTGGTCAGCCTGGTGCCCGCTTGTTCGACATCATGGAAGCGATGGTGCTCGAGCATGATTGA
- a CDS encoding Type 1 glutamine amidotransferase-like domain-containing protein: MPTHLFLFGGGPPFTPNLRTRFATLTNGGPVAILYIPRIGKDWTRYASIYTKQLQEDGISSFVHLPLSDAPTDGQLAQLKQCQGIIISGGETELYQQYLVGTPIGDIIQSRFADGVPVVGFSAGALVSPERCIIPEIDQRDNRRLRLPGLALLNDAVVCVHYETWGEAAHLVQSFTEESADRAFGLADESGIYLCDQQLVETEGTDPVVLSRSPVR; the protein is encoded by the coding sequence ATGCCGACTCACTTATTCCTCTTTGGAGGCGGTCCTCCTTTTACACCGAACTTACGAACACGATTTGCTACATTAACGAACGGTGGACCGGTCGCGATTCTATACATTCCGCGGATCGGTAAGGACTGGACGCGTTACGCCTCGATCTATACGAAGCAGTTACAGGAAGATGGCATTTCGTCTTTCGTCCATCTGCCACTATCTGACGCACCAACAGACGGACAACTCGCGCAACTGAAACAGTGTCAAGGCATCATCATCTCCGGTGGCGAGACCGAATTGTATCAGCAATACTTGGTCGGTACACCGATCGGTGACATCATTCAGTCGCGTTTCGCAGATGGTGTTCCGGTCGTCGGTTTTTCAGCTGGTGCCCTCGTTTCGCCCGAACGGTGTATCATTCCGGAGATCGACCAACGCGACAATCGACGTCTTCGCTTGCCTGGTCTTGCCTTACTGAACGACGCGGTCGTCTGTGTCCATTACGAGACGTGGGGCGAAGCTGCCCATCTCGTGCAATCGTTTACGGAAGAAAGTGCAGACCGTGCTTTCGGACTTGCTGACGAAAGCGGGATCTATTTATGCGATCAGCAGCTCGTCGAAACAGAAGGAACCGATCCCGTCGTATTGTCGCGGAGTCCCGTCAGATGA
- a CDS encoding DEAD/DEAH box helicase family protein: MIPEAKLTTHHLYDSLIEAIDQAEEVYIVAAFAQKSGVALLVPAFRRALQRGAEIRLLIGDYLHITDPEALAQLLALDGLSVRFYRSGGRSFHPKAYLFRNAETGLSIVGSSNISNSALRSGIEWNVHLPQAVAPQILDDAIDAFMDLYLSESAEELNPVVLDAYRQEYAARQYVAEPEVEYDEGTVVVAPEILPHRVQEEALQALRETMEEGRTRALAVLATGLGKTYLSAFFAGDFTRVLFLAHQKELLLQAERSFQKVNPAWQTGFYIGSDRTVTETTEIVFASVQTLAQKRHLNRFSTDQFDLIIVDEFHHAAATSYRKIINHFTPRFLLGLTATPDRMDGADVYAICHHNVAFQMHFTAAIAEGFLTPFHYYGIHDTIDYSQIRRIGRTYDASQLEHRQLDREVADNIYHSWEKHHQTKTIGFCSSIKQAEYLAQVFRDKGTKAFALTGQTINRAQYMQAFEQGEIEVLFTIDLFNEGVDIPKVDTLLFCRPTESVAIYTQQIGRGLRLAQDKSHCVIIDLIGNYRNVETKLKLLGTMKESFKRGQTEPITPPPGCVIEFDTRALELIHRLRQPSQRKLRLIEQYERIKYELGHRPSYVEIGEYAAVPQGYKQDWGSYVGFLKEHQELSDEEVEAYDANRELIEQVEKTIMNRSYKMVVLLAMLERGEERWMEPITVGEVAPFFYEYLHAEKYRELKDTQTAELKGLFDTVKVESLLKKMPFPRMGGILTFSGEFLLMRLNIKSRELYRIIKDIVNYRINEYFRSKS; the protein is encoded by the coding sequence TTGATCCCGGAAGCGAAGCTGACGACGCATCACTTATATGACTCACTTATCGAAGCCATTGATCAGGCAGAGGAAGTCTATATCGTCGCAGCGTTTGCTCAGAAGTCAGGCGTCGCTTTACTCGTCCCGGCGTTTCGTCGTGCGTTGCAACGAGGAGCCGAGATTCGTCTGTTGATTGGCGACTATCTACATATCACTGACCCAGAAGCATTGGCACAGTTGCTTGCGCTTGATGGGTTGTCAGTTCGCTTTTATCGGTCTGGTGGACGCTCTTTCCATCCGAAAGCGTATCTGTTTCGAAACGCAGAGACTGGCTTATCAATCGTCGGTTCGTCGAACATCTCGAACAGTGCACTTCGGTCTGGAATCGAATGGAACGTCCATCTACCACAAGCTGTCGCTCCACAGATCCTTGATGATGCGATTGATGCCTTCATGGATCTTTACCTCAGCGAATCGGCAGAAGAACTGAATCCGGTTGTCTTAGATGCTTATCGTCAAGAGTACGCGGCACGTCAGTATGTCGCGGAACCAGAAGTCGAGTATGACGAAGGAACGGTCGTCGTTGCGCCAGAAATCCTGCCGCACCGGGTGCAGGAAGAAGCGCTCCAAGCGTTACGGGAAACGATGGAAGAAGGACGGACACGGGCGTTGGCAGTGCTTGCGACTGGACTAGGGAAGACCTACCTGAGTGCGTTCTTTGCGGGAGACTTTACACGAGTCCTGTTCCTGGCACATCAAAAAGAACTATTACTGCAAGCAGAGCGTTCGTTTCAAAAAGTCAATCCGGCGTGGCAGACTGGTTTCTACATCGGCAGTGACCGGACCGTCACAGAGACGACGGAGATCGTCTTCGCTTCCGTCCAGACGTTGGCGCAAAAGCGTCATTTGAACCGTTTTTCAACTGACCAGTTTGATCTCATCATCGTCGACGAGTTCCATCACGCGGCAGCGACGAGTTATCGGAAGATCATCAATCATTTCACGCCCCGTTTCCTGCTCGGTCTGACGGCGACACCAGACCGGATGGATGGAGCCGATGTCTATGCGATCTGTCACCATAACGTTGCTTTCCAGATGCACTTCACGGCAGCGATTGCTGAAGGATTTTTGACGCCGTTTCATTATTACGGTATTCATGACACGATCGACTATTCCCAGATTCGAAGAATTGGTCGAACGTATGATGCGTCGCAGCTCGAGCATCGGCAACTCGATCGTGAAGTCGCGGATAATATCTATCATTCATGGGAGAAACATCATCAAACGAAGACAATTGGCTTTTGTTCGTCGATTAAGCAGGCGGAATATCTAGCGCAAGTATTTCGAGATAAAGGAACGAAGGCATTTGCACTGACAGGACAGACGATAAATCGCGCGCAATATATGCAAGCATTCGAGCAAGGCGAGATTGAAGTTCTTTTTACGATCGATTTATTCAACGAAGGTGTCGATATTCCGAAAGTGGATACACTGCTGTTCTGTCGTCCGACGGAATCTGTCGCCATTTATACGCAGCAAATCGGACGCGGACTACGCTTAGCGCAAGACAAATCGCATTGCGTCATCATTGACTTAATTGGGAATTACCGTAACGTCGAAACGAAACTGAAACTACTTGGAACAATGAAAGAATCGTTCAAGCGAGGGCAGACAGAACCGATTACGCCACCACCCGGCTGTGTGATTGAGTTCGATACGCGGGCACTGGAATTGATTCATCGACTCAGGCAACCAAGTCAGCGGAAGTTACGATTGATTGAGCAATACGAGCGAATCAAATACGAACTTGGTCATCGACCATCCTATGTTGAAATCGGAGAATATGCGGCAGTTCCACAAGGCTATAAACAAGATTGGGGTTCTTACGTTGGGTTCTTGAAGGAGCATCAGGAACTATCGGACGAAGAGGTCGAAGCGTACGACGCAAATCGTGAATTGATTGAACAAGTCGAAAAGACGATCATGAATCGGAGTTATAAGATGGTCGTTCTGTTAGCAATGCTTGAGCGGGGAGAAGAACGATGGATGGAGCCAATTACGGTTGGAGAAGTCGCGCCGTTCTTTTATGAGTATTTGCATGCGGAAAAGTATCGGGAGTTGAAGGATACGCAAACGGCGGAGTTAAAAGGACTATTTGACACAGTAAAAGTAGAAAGTTTATTGAAAAAGATGCCGTTTCCGAGAATGGGCGGAATATTAACATTCTCTGGTGAGTTTTTGTTAATGAGATTAAATATAAAAAGTAGAGAACTTTATAGAATCATAAAAGATATCGTCAATTACAGAATTAACGAATACTTTCGATCTAAAAGCTAA
- a CDS encoding ABC transporter permease, which produces MIETFLKQRIRRRHTEQRRFFREIFDWTILLYLVIPVGLFIIYETIQILNGQADWVQTVPVAWILLGWILYGFLPAFYAWFEPADRLFFKPVPGAIVRMKWYSVRYHFMRIFLLTAGLHLLCFPLHSTRFDQSSITVLLISLALSLLQPFFSFWTYRLSGQRFLRKWSGHLVLATGRITLLLLLWLQPHPVLFVVALGVLLFGSLHVRHWSRREDGLTEDILLSMKRQSSLSTTVLELNGALPKPSHRKRPFLHLRLFKQTHQQLPLITYLRDPSKRRFLLQLFAAMNYGLLVLPWIGRGLVIAFVLFVLYQEVKQHALWFRKQRFFRLVDSRITASTENKVI; this is translated from the coding sequence ATGATTGAAACCTTTTTGAAGCAACGGATCCGTCGACGGCATACGGAACAGCGTCGCTTCTTTCGAGAAATTTTCGATTGGACGATTTTGCTCTATCTCGTCATTCCAGTCGGTCTGTTCATCATCTATGAAACGATCCAGATTTTAAACGGTCAAGCGGACTGGGTTCAAACAGTTCCGGTCGCTTGGATTTTACTCGGTTGGATTCTGTATGGATTCCTGCCCGCCTTTTACGCCTGGTTCGAACCCGCAGATCGTCTCTTCTTCAAACCGGTTCCTGGAGCAATCGTTCGAATGAAGTGGTATTCCGTTCGGTATCACTTCATGCGGATTTTTCTATTGACTGCCGGATTACATCTACTCTGTTTTCCGTTACATAGCACCCGGTTTGACCAATCTAGTATCACAGTACTGCTGATTAGTCTTGCGCTCTCTTTGCTCCAACCGTTCTTTAGCTTCTGGACGTACCGGTTATCCGGACAACGGTTCTTGCGAAAATGGAGCGGTCACCTCGTCCTAGCAACCGGACGTATCACTCTGTTGCTCCTGCTTTGGCTGCAACCGCATCCTGTCCTCTTCGTTGTTGCACTGGGTGTGTTACTATTCGGATCTCTTCATGTCCGGCACTGGTCACGGCGTGAGGACGGATTAACGGAGGACATTCTGTTGTCGATGAAACGACAGTCGAGTTTATCGACGACCGTCCTTGAATTGAACGGTGCCTTACCAAAACCGTCGCATCGAAAGCGTCCGTTCCTTCATCTGCGATTATTCAAGCAGACGCATCAGCAACTCCCGCTGATCACGTATCTGCGAGATCCGAGTAAACGTCGTTTCTTACTCCAGCTGTTTGCTGCGATGAACTATGGCCTTCTCGTCTTACCATGGATTGGACGTGGTCTTGTCATCGCCTTCGTTCTGTTCGTCCTGTATCAAGAAGTAAAACAACACGCCCTGTGGTTTAGAAAGCAGCGCTTCTTTCGGCTCGTTGACTCTCGTATTACAGCTTCTACGGAAAATAAAGTCATTTAA
- a CDS encoding NUDIX hydrolase, giving the protein MTAIVPAVKGIIIHEQRLLIVRRAAADFGGGTWECPGGKIDFHELPVDSLVREIKEETQLTVTPERLLYASSFLTHPDRQIVLLMYICSTHQTDVQLSAEHDAYLWADETMIRQLIAPNILADFERHDVFSLLHR; this is encoded by the coding sequence ATGACAGCGATCGTTCCTGCCGTCAAAGGCATCATCATTCACGAGCAACGTCTCCTGATCGTCCGCCGGGCTGCTGCTGACTTCGGCGGTGGGACGTGGGAATGCCCGGGTGGCAAGATCGACTTCCATGAACTGCCAGTCGATAGTCTCGTTCGCGAGATAAAAGAAGAGACACAGTTGACGGTTACCCCGGAGCGTCTGCTCTATGCCTCGAGCTTCCTGACGCATCCCGATCGGCAAATCGTTCTCTTGATGTACATCTGTTCGACGCATCAGACGGACGTTCAGTTATCCGCGGAACACGACGCTTATCTCTGGGCGGACGAAACAATGATTCGTCAGTTGATCGCGCCGAATATCTTAGCTGATTTTGAACGACATGATGTATTTTCGTTACTGCATCGCTAA
- a CDS encoding DUF4352 domain-containing protein, whose translation MKKLLKLVLGLIIAIVILIVAMVACTSFFANEVDKELKKGGEVTAVDSKQAKGDKQKNTPKHFAFGDTIKVGDVQLTISKAQNQSPAQYSESKNGNVVVFDVTAINKGDDSAFIDDTEFNLYINDEQVDSYFGDDMAISGDLNKGKTLKGKLFYDAPKGQSLELIYKPSFSWNDNEVVFKGKN comes from the coding sequence ATGAAAAAGCTTCTTAAATTGGTACTTGGTTTGATCATCGCAATCGTCATTCTTATCGTTGCAATGGTCGCATGTACATCATTCTTCGCAAACGAAGTAGACAAAGAGCTCAAAAAAGGAGGAGAAGTCACTGCAGTCGATTCAAAACAGGCTAAAGGCGATAAACAAAAAAATACACCTAAGCATTTTGCATTCGGCGATACGATCAAAGTCGGTGATGTACAGCTCACGATTTCAAAAGCTCAAAACCAGTCTCCTGCTCAATACAGCGAATCAAAAAATGGAAATGTCGTTGTATTTGATGTAACAGCAATCAATAAAGGCGATGATTCTGCTTTCATCGATGATACGGAATTCAACCTCTATATTAATGATGAACAAGTCGATTCTTATTTCGGAGATGACATGGCAATCAGTGGTGATTTAAACAAAGGTAAGACGTTAAAAGGTAAACTCTTTTACGATGCACCAAAAGGTCAGTCCCTCGAACTTATCTACAAACCTTCTTTCTCATGGAACGATAACGAAGTCGTCTTTAAAGGTAAAAATTAA
- the hepT gene encoding type VII toxin-antitoxin system HepT family RNase toxin, whose product MNDVLLNKIATIERCLLRIQDVYQNKPSHLKDDTKQDSIILNIQRACEASIAIAMHLVRTRKLGLPKSSRDGFQLLEEGQLIDASLATSLMNMVGFRNIAVHDYQSLNLDILQAILDCHLNDFLTFTRTVIELED is encoded by the coding sequence ATGAACGATGTGTTGTTAAATAAGATAGCGACCATTGAACGTTGTTTATTAAGAATACAGGATGTCTATCAGAACAAACCTAGTCATTTAAAGGATGACACCAAACAAGATAGTATCATTTTGAACATCCAGCGCGCATGTGAGGCAAGTATCGCCATCGCCATGCATCTAGTTCGAACACGGAAGCTTGGTCTACCTAAATCGAGTCGTGATGGATTTCAGTTGCTCGAGGAAGGTCAGCTCATCGATGCTTCACTGGCTACTAGTCTCATGAATATGGTCGGATTTCGTAACATTGCAGTACATGACTATCAATCACTAAATCTGGACATTCTTCAAGCGATATTAGATTGTCATCTTAATGATTTTTTGACATTCACTCGAACTGTCATTGAACTAGAGGATTGA
- a CDS encoding methyl-accepting chemotaxis protein, producing MRMKWGLYPKMLLAFLGLAIVPIVLIGSFLYIETKNALTDEAYAKLEAIRDAKKATVTQHIDEKFLNLEALAENEQVQQAFAPLTKQFADGGLANDAYQQEAKKFDTYFNQYIEQSGFYDVFFIDPDGNVVYTAFKEPDLGQNVVTGDLKSSGLGKAYQDALTKQTGVIADYAYYEPSKAPAAFFAIPYVDPKTNKPRGVLALQLAGDRINQIMKTTAGLGKTGESYLVGADQRLRSDFRATKQTEVGEKRVQSTPVKQVVAGQTKTTETTDTDGHEVVTSFTPLKIAGLNWGLITEVHTEEVFASLSDFVQKLLIALVALIALVALAAILFTRTLVRPIRALLHSAGAIAEHDLSQPVVATSRDEIGQLSRLFETMRLSLINLVQRVDAMSRTIDDSLAELVVEAEETGHGTKEMATAMTGIAATAQQQSGAFDGHTASLQSLTATIEQNAQTSALVVDSASRSENLATTGRSDLHAVTEQMQSIQNAIDEAADKSRRVQIASENILEIISIIESIANETNLLSLNASIEAARAGEQGKGFVVVAREIQNLANQSKQSMVRVQETIDSIQLETKQLEDAMARGTVAVQDGVVRVTEATQSFDSIVTQSKGVTVDMAALSETNRDVLSTASHLVAQAEQLRAGIIASAQDNQHASEQSLAFSERMDVVHTLTEEIYTLSRELHETINRYTLD from the coding sequence ATGCGTATGAAGTGGGGTCTGTATCCGAAAATGTTACTTGCTTTCCTCGGTCTTGCAATCGTACCGATCGTCTTGATCGGCTCGTTTTTGTATATTGAAACGAAGAATGCCTTAACGGACGAAGCTTACGCGAAACTTGAGGCGATTCGTGATGCTAAAAAAGCGACTGTCACGCAACATATCGATGAGAAATTTTTGAACCTCGAAGCATTAGCAGAGAACGAACAAGTCCAGCAAGCTTTCGCTCCCTTAACGAAACAGTTTGCGGACGGTGGACTGGCGAACGACGCCTACCAACAAGAAGCCAAAAAATTCGATACCTACTTCAATCAATACATCGAGCAGTCCGGCTTCTATGATGTCTTCTTCATTGATCCGGACGGAAATGTCGTCTATACGGCGTTCAAAGAACCGGATCTCGGTCAGAATGTCGTCACCGGTGATCTCAAATCGTCAGGGCTCGGAAAAGCGTATCAGGACGCCTTAACAAAACAAACAGGCGTCATTGCTGATTATGCGTACTACGAACCGTCAAAAGCTCCTGCTGCTTTCTTTGCGATTCCCTATGTCGACCCAAAGACGAACAAACCACGTGGAGTTCTTGCGCTTCAGCTCGCCGGTGATCGAATCAATCAGATCATGAAAACAACGGCTGGACTCGGCAAAACCGGTGAATCGTATCTTGTTGGTGCCGATCAACGCTTACGCTCTGATTTCCGAGCGACAAAACAGACGGAAGTCGGCGAAAAACGGGTCCAGTCGACGCCAGTCAAACAAGTCGTTGCCGGTCAGACGAAAACGACAGAAACAACGGACACCGATGGTCATGAAGTCGTGACGTCCTTCACACCACTAAAAATCGCTGGTCTCAACTGGGGACTGATCACAGAAGTCCATACGGAAGAAGTGTTTGCTTCTTTATCTGATTTCGTACAAAAGCTATTGATTGCGTTAGTGGCGTTAATTGCTTTGGTAGCACTTGCTGCGATCCTCTTCACACGCACGCTCGTCCGACCAATTCGCGCGTTACTGCATAGTGCGGGCGCGATTGCCGAACACGATTTATCACAACCGGTCGTTGCGACGTCACGTGATGAGATTGGACAGCTCTCCCGTTTATTCGAGACAATGCGCCTCTCTTTAATCAATTTGGTACAGCGAGTCGATGCAATGTCACGGACGATTGATGACTCTCTCGCTGAGCTCGTCGTTGAAGCCGAAGAGACCGGACACGGAACAAAAGAGATGGCAACAGCAATGACTGGAATTGCCGCAACCGCCCAGCAACAGTCTGGCGCGTTTGATGGGCATACAGCGTCCTTACAATCCTTGACGGCAACAATCGAGCAGAACGCGCAAACGTCGGCTCTCGTCGTCGATAGCGCTAGTCGTTCAGAAAATCTTGCAACGACCGGACGTTCGGATCTCCATGCCGTTACGGAACAGATGCAATCGATTCAAAATGCGATTGATGAGGCTGCCGATAAATCACGTCGCGTCCAAATCGCTTCCGAGAATATCTTAGAGATCATCAGCATCATCGAATCGATCGCTAACGAAACGAATCTTCTCTCATTAAACGCTTCGATCGAAGCCGCACGTGCCGGGGAACAAGGCAAAGGATTCGTTGTCGTCGCACGCGAGATTCAGAATCTTGCCAACCAATCGAAACAGTCAATGGTTCGCGTCCAGGAAACAATCGATTCGATCCAACTGGAGACAAAACAACTCGAAGACGCCATGGCACGCGGAACCGTTGCCGTTCAAGACGGTGTCGTTCGCGTCACGGAAGCGACGCAATCGTTTGATTCGATCGTCACCCAGTCAAAAGGTGTCACTGTTGATATGGCCGCCCTTTCGGAAACGAACCGGGATGTCTTATCGACCGCTTCCCACCTCGTCGCACAAGCCGAACAGCTGCGTGCCGGAATCATCGCCAGCGCTCAAGACAACCAACATGCATCCGAGCAATCACTCGCTTTCAGCGAACGAATGGATGTCGTCCATACGCTGACGGAAGAGATTTATACGCTCTCCCGTGAGTTGCACGAGACGATCAACCGCTATACACTGGATTAA